In Leptodesmis sichuanensis A121, the following are encoded in one genomic region:
- the rpsG gene encoding 30S ribosomal protein S7, whose translation MSRRTVIQKRPIPSDPVYNSRLVTMMARRIMRSGKKSLATRIVYDAFKTIEQRTGSDPIEVFEQAVKNATPLVEVKARRVGGATYQVPVEVRSDRGTALALRWLIQFARQRTGKSMASKLANELMDAANQTGSAIRKREETHRMAEANKAFAHYRY comes from the coding sequence ATGTCCCGTCGTACTGTTATTCAAAAGCGCCCAATTCCGTCTGATCCGGTCTACAACTCCCGGCTGGTAACAATGATGGCACGGCGGATTATGAGAAGCGGCAAGAAGTCTCTGGCCACCCGAATTGTTTACGATGCCTTTAAAACCATTGAGCAACGCACTGGCTCTGACCCGATCGAGGTGTTTGAGCAAGCCGTTAAAAATGCGACTCCATTGGTTGAGGTGAAAGCTCGTCGGGTTGGTGGAGCCACCTATCAGGTTCCCGTTGAGGTGCGTTCCGATCGGGGAACTGCTTTAGCGCTTCGCTGGTTGATCCAATTTGCGCGTCAGCGCACTGGTAAGTCAATGGCCAGTAAGCTGGCAAATGAGTTGATGGATGCGGCTAATCAAACAGGCAGTGCCATCCGGAAGCGTGAAGAAACGCATAGAATGGCAGAGGCGAATAAGGCGTTTGCTCACTATCGCTACTAA
- a CDS encoding HesB/IscA family protein gives MIQLSPTATIEILRLRAKSQEPDPKLRIAVVSGGCLSLSYSLSFDSGEQPGDQTYRCNEITVLINSKALPYVDGLVIDYSEDLMGGGFRFHNPNALQTCSCGNSFAIG, from the coding sequence ATGATTCAGCTAAGTCCAACGGCCACGATCGAAATTCTCAGATTACGCGCCAAAAGTCAGGAACCCGATCCAAAGTTACGGATCGCAGTCGTCAGCGGTGGGTGTCTGTCGCTATCCTATTCGCTCTCCTTCGATAGTGGAGAACAGCCGGGAGATCAAACCTATCGCTGTAACGAGATCACGGTATTGATTAACTCCAAAGCTTTGCCCTATGTGGATGGGCTTGTCATTGATTACTCAGAAGACTTGATGGGGGGTGGATTTCGCTTCCACAATCCCAATGCACTGCAAACCTGCAGTTGCGGCAACTCTTTTGCCATTGGCTAG
- the rpsL gene encoding 30S ribosomal protein S12: MPTIQQLIRSEREKLIKKTKSPALKSCPQRRGVCTRVYTTTPKKPNSALRKVARVRLTSGFEVTAYIPGIGHNLQEHSVVMIRGGRVKDLPGVRYHIIRGTLDTAGVKDRKQGRSKYGAKRPK; this comes from the coding sequence ATGCCCACTATCCAGCAACTTATTCGTAGTGAACGCGAAAAATTAATCAAGAAGACAAAATCTCCAGCTCTCAAGAGCTGCCCCCAGCGCCGTGGAGTTTGCACCCGGGTCTACACCACAACGCCCAAGAAGCCCAACTCCGCTCTACGTAAAGTGGCACGGGTTCGGCTAACATCCGGGTTTGAAGTAACAGCTTATATTCCTGGGATTGGGCATAACCTGCAAGAGCACTCAGTCGTTATGATCCGAGGCGGTCGGGTAAAAGATTTGCCCGGTGTTCGATACCATATTATTCGTGGAACGCTGGATACGGCTGGTGTGAAGGATCGTAAACAGGGCCGTTCTAAGTACGGGGCCAAGCGTCCTAAGTAA
- the fusA gene encoding elongation factor G, with product MPRTVPLDRVRNIGIAAHIDAGKTTTTERILFYSGVVHKMGEVHEGTAVTDWMEQERERGITITAAAISTSWTRRDPENPTQPLAGEPEYKINIIDTPGHVDFTIEVERSMRVLDGVITVLCSVGGVQPQTETVWRQADRYKVPRIVFVNKMDRTGANFFKVYEQVRDRLRANAVPIQLPIGSEDNLEGIVDLVRMRAYLYTNDLGTDIKEAPIPDGIKHLADEYRLKLVESVAETDDELTEKYLEGEELTEAEIKAALRKGTLEGTIVPMLCGSAFKNKGVQLLLDAVIDYLPAPIDVPPIQGTTPNGETVERTADDNQPLSALAFKIMADPYGRLTFIRVYSGVLQKGSYVLNSAKNKKERISRLIVLKADDRIEVDELRAGDLGAALGLKDTFTGDTLCDDSAPVILESLFIPEPVISVAVEPKTKQDMEKLSKALQSLSEEDPTFRVSVDQETNQTVISGMGELHLDILVDRMRREFKVEANVGAPQVAYRETIRKPVRAEGKFVRQSGGKGQYGHVVIELEPGEPGSGFEFVSKIVGGVVPKEYIAPAEQGMREACESGILAGYPVIDLKATLVDGSYHDVDSSEMAFKIAGSMAIKEAVMKAAPVLLEPMMKVEVEVPDDFVGNVIGDLNSRRGQIEGQDNVNGIAKVAAKVPLANMFGYATDIRTKTQGRGVFTMEFSNYDEVPRNEAETIIAKSKGNA from the coding sequence GTGCCACGTACTGTCCCGCTCGATAGAGTCCGAAATATTGGTATTGCTGCGCATATTGATGCGGGTAAGACCACCACAACTGAGCGTATTTTGTTTTATTCTGGCGTGGTTCACAAAATGGGTGAAGTCCACGAGGGAACTGCCGTAACGGATTGGATGGAGCAGGAGCGGGAGCGTGGAATCACGATTACGGCTGCTGCGATCAGTACATCCTGGACTCGGCGCGATCCCGAAAATCCCACTCAGCCTCTAGCTGGGGAACCGGAATACAAGATCAATATTATTGATACCCCTGGACACGTAGACTTCACGATCGAAGTTGAGCGTTCCATGCGGGTACTGGATGGAGTGATCACGGTACTTTGTTCCGTTGGTGGTGTCCAACCCCAGACTGAAACGGTGTGGCGGCAAGCCGATCGCTATAAAGTTCCCCGAATCGTCTTCGTCAACAAGATGGATCGGACGGGCGCGAACTTCTTTAAGGTATACGAGCAAGTGCGCGATCGCTTGCGTGCCAATGCTGTGCCTATCCAGCTTCCGATTGGTAGCGAAGATAATCTGGAGGGGATTGTCGATCTGGTACGGATGCGGGCCTACCTGTATACCAATGATTTGGGAACTGATATTAAAGAGGCTCCTATTCCAGATGGCATCAAACATCTGGCGGATGAGTATCGGCTCAAGTTAGTCGAGTCGGTGGCCGAAACCGATGATGAGTTGACTGAGAAATACCTTGAAGGCGAAGAGTTAACCGAAGCGGAAATCAAGGCTGCTCTACGGAAAGGAACGCTGGAAGGCACGATCGTTCCCATGCTCTGTGGGTCTGCCTTCAAAAACAAAGGGGTGCAATTGCTGCTAGATGCGGTGATTGACTATCTTCCCGCACCGATCGATGTTCCTCCCATTCAAGGCACCACTCCTAACGGAGAAACGGTTGAGCGCACCGCAGATGACAATCAACCCCTGTCAGCTCTGGCCTTCAAGATCATGGCGGATCCTTACGGTCGGCTGACCTTCATTCGGGTATACTCCGGTGTGTTGCAGAAGGGCAGTTATGTGCTCAACTCCGCCAAGAACAAGAAAGAGCGGATCTCTCGCTTGATTGTTTTGAAGGCAGACGATCGCATTGAAGTGGATGAATTGCGGGCAGGAGATTTGGGAGCCGCTCTCGGTCTGAAAGATACCTTTACTGGGGACACTCTCTGCGATGACAGTGCTCCAGTCATTCTGGAATCCCTATTCATTCCCGAACCTGTGATTTCTGTAGCGGTCGAACCTAAGACCAAACAGGATATGGAGAAGCTATCCAAGGCTCTGCAATCTCTGTCTGAAGAAGATCCAACCTTCCGCGTCAGTGTGGATCAGGAAACCAATCAGACGGTAATTTCAGGCATGGGTGAATTGCACCTGGATATTCTGGTCGATCGGATGCGCCGGGAATTTAAGGTCGAGGCTAATGTTGGCGCGCCTCAGGTAGCCTACCGTGAAACAATCCGCAAACCTGTTCGGGCTGAGGGCAAGTTTGTGCGTCAAAGTGGCGGTAAAGGACAGTACGGCCACGTGGTGATTGAACTGGAACCTGGGGAACCCGGTAGCGGATTTGAGTTCGTCTCGAAAATTGTTGGTGGCGTGGTTCCGAAGGAATACATTGCCCCAGCGGAACAAGGGATGCGAGAGGCTTGCGAGTCTGGAATCCTTGCTGGTTATCCAGTGATCGACCTCAAAGCAACCCTCGTGGATGGGTCTTATCACGATGTGGACTCTTCTGAAATGGCTTTCAAAATTGCTGGTTCTATGGCAATTAAGGAAGCTGTAATGAAGGCTGCTCCCGTGTTACTGGAACCCATGATGAAAGTTGAAGTGGAAGTCCCTGACGATTTTGTTGGTAACGTCATTGGTGACCTCAATTCCCGCAGAGGGCAGATTGAAGGCCAGGACAACGTCAACGGAATTGCCAAAGTAGCCGCAAAGGTTCCATTGGCGAATATGTTTGGATATGCTACTGATATCCGAACTAAGACTCAGGGACGGGGTGTCTTCACGATGGAATTCAGCAACTATGATGAAGTCCCCCGAAATGAAGCTGAGACGATCATCGCAAAGAGCAAAGGGAACGCATAA
- the tuf gene encoding elongation factor Tu, with product MARAKFERTKPHVNIGTIGHVDHGKTTLTAAITMTLAANGQAAAKKYDEIDAAPEEKARGITINTAHVEYETDARHYAHVDCPGHADYVKNMITGAAQMDGAILVVSAADGPMPQTREHILLARQVGVPRLVVFLNKKDMVDDEELLELVELEVRELLSSYDFPGDEIPIIAGSALQALEAMTANPKTQKGENEWVDAIYQLMDAVDEYIPTPERDVDKPFLMAVEDVFSITGRGTVATGRIERGKVKISDEVEIVGIRPTRKSVVTGIEMFKKSLEEGMAGDNAGILLRGIQKTDIERGMVLAKPGSITPHTKFESEVYILKKEEGGRHTPFFPGYKPQFYVRTTDVTGTISDFTTDEGGEAEMVMPGDRIKMTVELINPIAIEQGMRFAIREGGRTVGAGVVSKILK from the coding sequence ATGGCACGCGCAAAGTTTGAACGGACAAAACCCCACGTCAACATCGGTACGATCGGTCACGTTGACCACGGCAAAACCACGCTGACAGCAGCAATTACGATGACCCTGGCCGCCAATGGTCAGGCGGCAGCGAAGAAGTATGATGAAATCGATGCTGCCCCTGAAGAAAAAGCACGGGGGATTACGATCAATACCGCTCACGTAGAGTATGAGACGGACGCTCGGCACTATGCCCACGTTGACTGCCCCGGACACGCAGACTATGTGAAGAACATGATCACGGGTGCGGCTCAAATGGACGGAGCCATTCTCGTGGTTTCCGCAGCCGATGGCCCCATGCCTCAAACTCGTGAACACATTCTGTTGGCGCGTCAGGTCGGTGTCCCTCGTCTGGTCGTGTTCCTGAACAAGAAGGACATGGTGGATGATGAAGAACTGCTGGAACTGGTTGAACTCGAAGTCCGCGAATTGTTAAGCTCCTACGACTTCCCTGGGGATGAAATTCCAATCATTGCTGGTTCGGCTCTCCAGGCTCTGGAAGCGATGACGGCTAACCCCAAAACCCAGAAGGGTGAAAACGAGTGGGTCGATGCCATCTACCAGTTGATGGATGCTGTAGATGAATACATTCCCACTCCTGAGCGGGATGTTGATAAGCCCTTCTTGATGGCTGTTGAAGACGTATTCTCGATTACTGGTCGGGGTACAGTTGCAACTGGTCGGATCGAACGGGGTAAAGTCAAGATTTCGGATGAGGTGGAAATCGTTGGCATTCGACCCACCCGTAAGTCAGTTGTGACCGGGATTGAAATGTTCAAGAAAAGCCTGGAAGAAGGGATGGCTGGCGATAACGCTGGGATCCTACTCCGGGGGATTCAGAAGACTGATATTGAGCGTGGTATGGTGCTGGCAAAACCCGGTTCCATTACCCCTCATACCAAGTTTGAGTCTGAAGTCTACATTCTCAAGAAAGAAGAAGGTGGTCGTCACACTCCTTTCTTCCCTGGTTACAAGCCCCAGTTCTATGTACGGACGACTGATGTAACTGGCACCATCAGCGACTTCACCACGGATGAAGGCGGCGAAGCTGAAATGGTGATGCCCGGTGACCGCATCAAGATGACTGTGGAACTGATCAACCCGATCGCGATCGAGCAAGGGATGCGCTTTGCTATTCGCGAAGGTGGCCGGACTGTGGGTGCAGGTGTAGTATCCAAGATCCTCAAGTAA
- a CDS encoding phosphomannose isomerase type II C-terminal cupin domain — protein MSAVALVSPAVSKGVAATELRPWGSFTVLEEGRGYKIKRIEVKPGHRLSLQMHHHRSEHWIVVSGTAKVICGDKEEILHSNQSTYVPQCTAHRLENPGVIPLVLIEVQNGEYLGEDDIIRFQDDYSRTPA, from the coding sequence ATGTCCGCAGTAGCTCTGGTCAGTCCTGCTGTTTCAAAAGGAGTAGCAGCAACGGAACTACGTCCCTGGGGATCATTTACAGTCCTGGAAGAAGGACGAGGATACAAAATCAAGCGGATCGAGGTAAAGCCCGGTCATCGGCTGAGTTTACAAATGCACCATCATCGGAGCGAACACTGGATTGTTGTTTCCGGCACGGCTAAGGTAATTTGTGGCGACAAGGAAGAAATTCTTCATAGCAATCAGTCAACTTATGTGCCTCAGTGTACAGCCCACCGTCTGGAAAATCCTGGTGTAATTCCCCTAGTGCTGATCGAAGTGCAAAACGGAGAGTACCTGGGGGAAGATGACATTATTCGTTTCCAAGATGACTATTCTCGGACACCCGCTTAG
- the rpsJ gene encoding 30S ribosomal protein S10, producing MATIQQQKIRIRLKAFDRRLLDTSCEKIVDTANRTNATAIGPIPLPTKRRIYCVLRSPHVDKDSREHFETRTHHRIIDIYQPSSKTIDALMKLDLPAGVDIEVKL from the coding sequence ATGGCAACTATTCAACAGCAAAAGATTCGTATTCGCCTGAAAGCATTTGATCGTCGGCTTTTAGATACCTCATGCGAAAAGATTGTAGACACGGCAAACCGCACCAACGCCACCGCGATCGGACCCATTCCCCTACCCACCAAACGCCGGATCTATTGCGTTCTGCGTTCTCCCCACGTGGATAAAGACTCACGAGAGCACTTTGAAACCCGTACCCATCATCGCATTATTGATATTTACCAGCCCTCTTCTAAGACGATCGATGCTCTGATGAAACTTGACCTTCCGGCTGGGGTAGACATCGAAGTTAAACTCTAA